The stretch of DNA TGTCTCAAAATCGGTTTTTGCGGATGGGCGCGATCGCCATCGGTCTGATTGTTGGCTACATCATTGCCATTGCTCTGGGCCTGGTCAATTTGAGTGCCCTGAGCAATCTGCCGCTGATTCGTCTGCCCCTGCCTCTGCGCTACGGTCTTGACTTCAACTTCTCTGCCTTTGTGCCCTTTATTTTTCTGTACATAATCACCGCTATTGAAACTGTCGGTGATCTAACCGCCACTTCGGCGGTATCCGGGGAACCTGTTTCTGGCGCTACCTACTTTCGGCGCATCAAGGGTGGCGTGCTGGGCGATGGCATCAATTCAGCGATCGCGGCCCTGTTAAACACCTTCCCCAACACCACCTTTAGCCAGAACAACGGGGTCATTCAAATGACCGGGGTGGGCAGCCGTTACGTGGGCTTCTACGTCGCAGGTATCTTTGCCATTCTCGGGCTCATTCCCATTGTTGGTGGTATTTTTCAGGCCATTCCGCAGCCAGTTCTGGGCGGTGCCACGCTGGTCATGTTTGGCTCCATTGCCGTAGCCGGTCTAAACATTGTGGCGTCGACCGGGCTCGATCGACGCTCTGCCGTTATCGTTGCGGTTTCTCTGGCCCTGGGCTTAGGGGTGGTTTACTCCCCTGACATCTTTGCCGACAAGCCCGCGCTGATCAGAAACGTGTTCTCTTCAGGGATCTCAACCGGCGGCATGACCGCCATCTTGCTGAACATCATTCTGCCCGGCCGGCCCAAAGTTGGCACCAAAGTCAGCCCTGAGCTTTCTGAAGCCTAGGAGCTGTCATCAAGGGCCTTTGATGACTCAGCCGCCGCCTTTACAGTCCCTAGACTGTTGAGTTGGATCGGGCTTAGCCACACCGATGGGAAAAGGCTTTTGGCCAGAATTGGTGACATTCCCAGGGTGGCTGCAAAGCAAATTTCAGCGCCAAGTCCTGCAGGCTTCTAGCTCAAGTCTATGGCTCTTGGCCTGTAATTGAATCTTTCAGGGCTGCATTAAAGACTGAGAGCGGAGTGCTTTACCTGCTTTTAATCCTTGAGTAGTCTAAGTCAGCAACGCCTTCGACAGACTCAGGAACCCTGCGGTAAAGCGTCCCGCCCTGTCCATTGGCATCAGGCATTAGCCCCAGTCTCTGGGGTCTATCAAATTTAATCGGTCTGGAAGCGAACAGCCCCAGATTCCTGGCTCGCTAGGAACCTGAATGAGTGTCGTTTCCATCTAGCGAGGTTTGAGTAAGGGGTCTGAGAGGTTAGACGCTTTTTTGACCCTGCTAGTTCCCAGGGGCCGATAACAGTGTGGATGTGTTTTGGTGTGAGGAAATATTGATGGTGAACGTACTCTCCTGGCGTGCTGTGGCCCGCCTTTGCTTGACTGGTTGCGATCGCGCTCTAGTGGCTGCTTCGGTGCTGCTGCTGTCCGCTACGGCGGCGGTTGCGAGTTCCCCTGCGCCGTTTGAAGAATTGGACGAAAGCGCTGGAGTTGCCCTCGCAGCCGCCAGCTACGAGGGCAGCGATAACGGCGCTGCCGAAGCTGCCCCAGCAGGATTGGCAGCAGAGATGGCTGCGGCAACGGTGCTAGGGGCTGATGCGATCGCTCCGGCAGGGACTCTGCTGGCCGCTGAGCCCGTAGACACCGCTGAGCCCACCGCCATGTTTCGGGTGGATGACCTGGAGGGAAGCCTCGAAACCGAAGCCGTGGTGCGCCCGGCGGCGGCCGCTGACCTGGCTCAGGTTACCCGAGTCACGGATTTCTCTGACGTGTTGCCCTCCGACTGGGCCTTTCAGTCCCTGAGCAACCTGGTGGAAAACTACGGCTGCCTCCAGGGCTACCCCGATAGCACCTTCCGGGGGCAGCGCTCCCTGACCCGCTTCGAATTCGCCGCTGGCCTCAATGCCTGTCTGGATGTGATCGTCAGCACCCTGGGGGCGGGCATCCCCGAGGAAGATCTGGCCACCATCCGCCGTCTGCAGGAGGAATTTGCCGCTGAGCTGGCCTCCATTCGAGGCCGCGTCGACCAGCTGGAAGCCGACACCGCCCAGCTCCGGGCCCAGCAGTTTTCCACCGTGACCAAGCTGCGGGGTCAGGTGTTTGCCAACATCGGCGGCGGCTTTTCTGGCGGCGATGTGCTGGCCGAAGGGATCAACGCTTTTGCCTCTGGTCCGACCCGGACGGTGCGAACCGTTAGCGGCAACCCGGCGGTCAACGTGGGCAGCCTGATGTGGCTCAACTTTGACACCTCCTTTAACGGTGCCGATCGCCTCAAGCTCCAGCTGGTCACCGGCAGCGGCACCGGCCCGGGCAACTTCTGGGCGTCGGCGGGTCTGTTCAACACCTTTGGTACCCCCATCCAGTTCCAGACTGGGGTGCCAGCTGGGCAAGACTTTAGCGTCTACCTGCGGGAGCTAAGCTATGCCTTTCCGGTGGGCAACAACCTCACCCTCGATATCGGTCCCCGGATCAACTGGTACAGCTACTTTGACCAGAACCGATACACCTTCTTCCTGACTGGGGCCAACAGCTTTAACTCCAGCGGTGGCACCCAGGTGAATAGCCTGGACCGGGGTACGGGGGTAGTTGCGGTGTGGAACGTAGCCGACTGGCTCGATCTGCGGGTAGGCTACCTGGCAGAAAATACTGAGTTCATTGGCGGCCCCAAGGCTCCCAGTGACCCCAGCGTCGGTCTGTTTGGCGGTACCAGCACCCTCACCGGCCAGATTGGCCTGCGTCCCTTTGACAACTTCAACCTGCGGCTGTTATACACCCGATCGAACCTGATGCCCAACGCAACAGGTCTGATTGGCGGTACCTTCGGCGAGCCCATCTACGGGTTTGTCAACGACGGCGCCGGGGGAGGCCTGACCAATGCCCCCGCCGACACCTTCCTGGTCAACTTCGACTGGACTCCGCTCAACTGGCTGGGGCTGTTTGGCCGCTACAGCTACGGTAGTGTTGCCCTGACCCAGGCGGCTACTGGGATCGGTGTGGGCAGTGTTGATGCCCAGTCGATTCAGTTTGGGGTAGCCTTTCCAAACCTATTTCGGGAAGGCGCTCAGGCGACCATTTCCTACCTAGTGCCTTTCTCGGTCATCAACGGGCGAGAGTTCTTTGTGTCGGGGGCAGGCGATGGCGGCAAACAGCGGGAACTGGAGTTTGTCTACCGCTACCCGCTCAACCGCAACATCTGGCTGATGCCTTCTGTGTACTGGATCATGGATGCCAATAACTTCAGCACCAACCCCGACATCTTTATCTTCAACCTGCAGACCCAGCTCCTCTTCTAAGGAGTGTCTTCCAGTCTGGTCAAAGCCCGTTTAGGTGATATCAGCTCCTAGATCACGTTTTTCCTTCAACAGCCAGACGATATATCTCCAGCCCTATCGATCGCTCGATAGGGCTTTTTTCTTCTGCCATGACGACGTTCTCAGGCGTCAAACTTGTCCGGCATTTTGCGGGCAATCACCACCAGCTTGTCCTGGGGGGCGAGGCGATAGTTGGCCGGCGGGTTGACCAGGGTGCGGCGCTGGGGCTGACTCACCTCCAGGGCAATGGGTAGGGCATCCTGCTGCTGCTTCATGCGATCGACCGCCTGCCAGAAGGGCAAATCTACCCAGCTGGGCGGCACGGGCACTTTGTAAATCTGGTTGCCCACCTGCACCGTCAGCAGTTCGGCCAGCACCTCCACTGACCCCTGGGCCCGGGCCGAAGTGGCAATGATGTGGCTGGTGATTTCGCTGGATACAATCACGTCGTCTACCCCAGCGATTCTGAGCTGGACGTCATTCTGGCGATCGAGCAGTTGGGCGCAGGTGTAGACCGCTGGGTTGAGTTTTTCAATGGTCAGGGCCGCCAGCACCGTGCGGGCGTCAATATCCTGGTCGCTGCGGGGGCGCGAGGTGTCGGCCAGCAAAATGGCCCGGGCCGCATGGACAATGTTGATCCCCTGGAGCACATCAATGCGGGTGTAGTCGGCGGTATGAAAGTAAAGGTTCGACAGGTTGAGATGCTGGAGGGCCTGCTCAGGAGTTTCAGTGAACTCCGCCACCACCACAATGGGGTGATTTTCCATATCGGGGTCGAGCAGCAATTCTTCGACCACATGGGTACCGTTGCGGTTCCAGCCACAGATCACCGTGTGATCCGAAAGTTCTTCCAGTTCCATAGGGCGAAAATCCATTACCGAACGCAGGCGCTGTACCATTGTCGCCGACACCAGACCAGTCACCACCGCAAACAGGGTCAGCCCCCCCAGCATCAGCATCAGGGTGATTGCCCGGCCCCAGGGTGTCTCTGGCTCACCGCCAATGGGTTCAGTCCCCACCAGCATAAAGATGCTCCACCACAGCGCTTTGCCAAGGGAGTCCAGATCTGGGTTTTGGCTGCCCTCAAACAGGTAAAGGCCCAGGGCTCCAATCAGTAGAATTACACCAATGGTGGCCAGCAGGCTGATCTGTGCCCCCAGGCCCAGGGCCAGGGCCGGGGCAAACCGGCCCAGATTGCGGTTCAGCAGGATGCTGGCTCGAAACAGCCGCAGCAGCCGCAGCAGCCGCAGCGCCGGAACGGAGGGGGGAAAGGGCAGCACCGCCACCAGGTCGATCCAGTAGATTTGGAAAAACCGCCGTCGGCTGGGCGCCAGCCACCAGCGGGCCGCCAGCTCCAGCCAGAAGATGACCGTCAGCCCCGCCTGGAGATGCAGCACCTGGGCATAGCCAGGACTGCCGGGCGAGGAGCCGATTTCCAACAGCACCAGCAGGGCCGACAGCACAATCAACCCAATCAACACGAGCTCTGTGTTGTGGGCGTAGAGCCGCTTTCTGAGCTGAACTTTGAGGGACGGCGACGCGGTCAGATCAGACATAGTCCACTAACGCTAACGACCTGGAGCAGTTACGATCAGGGTTTGCCATTGTGCCACCGCCGATTGCCTCATAAAAACTACGGTCCCTAGCCCCAGGTTATCGATTGAGTAGAGCGTAATTTCTCTAGGGCGTGTCATCAATTATGGGCAAAAGCCCGGTACATTAAGCCTTGCCACGCCCGACACAAACGACAGGCCAGGGGCTGTGACCCTTGATTTGAGCGGTTAGCAGCTAATTGATGACAGCCTCTAGGGGTGGCAGTCTTTGACTAGAGCTGATCACCCACCAAACTGTTTTACCTCTATCGGTACGGTCCATCTGTCAAAAATGACGCTCTCCAGAACATTAGTTCTGGAACACCAGCCGATTTAGGTCGTCCTCATTTTTATAGGTAAACAGGTAATAGGTAACCAGGTAAACGTTGGGCTGTGGCAAAGCAGCGGCCTGGGCTGGCCTTTTACCTTACCACTCTCCTTTGCAATGGGGGCACTGTTTTCGGGGCTGCCCATGCTTCTAAACTTGCTGGAGCTTGTCCATGAAAGTAACTCCCCTTTCCATCTTAGCTCTGACCGTGGCACCCGTAGCGGGCCTGGCCCAAGCCCCCGTCGCCAGGGCTCAGCTATTTGTCTCCTCGCCCATTCAAGCCATTACCCCCAACAGCGAACGCCAATACCTAAACGTTGACGCGACCGTTGAGCAGACGCTGCGGGTGGGAGCCGCCACCAACCTGAACGGACGCAGCATTCCGGCTGGGGCCGTTGTTCGAGGGCGATTTGAGCCGGCCGAGGGCGGGGTGCGTTACGTCGCTACCGCCGTTGAAGTGGGCAATCAGGTTTACGCCGTCAACGCCGTATCTGAACTGCTGCGAGACATCAAAGACCCCCGCGAGACCACTGGCGGTGCCATCCTCCGCGACGCGGGCATTGGCGCCGCCGGGGGAGCGGCCGCCAGCGGCGTTTTGCGGGGTAGAGTGACCGTCGGCAGCGTGATCGGCGGGGCCGCCGCCGGGGCAATCATCGGCAACACCACCGCCCAGCGGATCGTGGTGATCGAGCCCAATCAAACCCTTACCCTCAAGACCCAGTAAGCTTTCCCATCAGCGCCGGGGATAGCGGCATTTGGCATCGATATCGGCCAACTCCGCCTCGATCGCCCGGGTGCTAATGGCAATTTCGTAGAGCGATGTCAACAGCGACGCCACCAGCAGCAGCAGACTGAGGCCAAACAGGGCCTCGGCCAGCTGCTGCTGCTCAAGAAACAGCCCCAGCATCGACAGAGTGCAAACAATAAAGCTCGACACCCCCAGCGCCTGCATCAGTCGAATCAGGGCAATGCGCTGGCGCAGGTTAGCAATTTGGCGCTGCACCATTTGTTCAAAATAGTCGCGCTCAGAGCTATGGAGCTGACGGATCAGCTGCGCCAACACCAGAAACCGGTTGGTGTAGGCCAGCAGCAGCAACGAGATAGCCGGAAACAGCAGCGCCGGAGTTGTCAATTCCATGGCAAACAAAAAAAGAGAGAACATCCCTAGGGATATCCTCTCTCAGGTAAGCCAAACAGTAGTCAAACCCCAGGAGTTAGATCAGGGATTCATCCAGCCGACCTGCCTTAATCTCCTGCTGGCGAGGGCTAGGCGGTGGTCGCCACTTCGCGGTTGGTAGAGATCAAGCGCTCGTAGGTGGCGCGCATTTTGAGGCCCACCAGCACCTGGAACAGACCACTGCCGTTAGTGGAGCCGGGGTACTCACGGTGCTTGAGCAGCAGCTCAGTCATTTCTCCGTAGTACTTGGTGGAGGTGTTGCTGAGGTGGCTCTCGATGTAGATCATCTCTTCGAGGCGATCGAACTGGCCGTCTACCTCCAGCACCGAGACCTCGTGGCCGTAGTAGGAGTCGGGGCCGTAGTGCATGCGGATGCCGGGGTAGGAGCAGGTGAGTTTGCGCCCGCAGGGAATCCAGTCGATGGTGGAGCCTTCGTCGAACAGGTAGACAGGGTCGAAGCCCTCAATGCCTTCCCGCTGCATCAGGCGCACCCGCAGCACCTTCTTCTCCTCATCGTTGGGGATCAGCTGGGTGGGCAGGATTTGAATCACGACATCGGCATACTGCTTTTGAATGTCAATGTAGGCTTCGAAGTCGGGGCGACGGGCGTTGATCGAGGCCAGCACGTCTTCGTAGGTGTGGCCGCGCTCGGCCATATCGCGCTGAATCTTCCAGGCGATTTTGACTTCGTCGCTGATGTCAAGGTAGACGCTGAAGTCGAGCAGTTCGCGCACACGCTCGTCGTAGAGGGGGTGCAGACCTTCAATCACAACGATGCGGTTGGGGTCGACACGCTCAGGGGGATCGAGTTCGCCGGTTTCGTGGTTGTAGATGGGCTTATCGATGCTGTTGCCCTCTTTCAGCGCTTTGATCTGCTCGTACATGAGATCAAAATTGTTGGCCTTGGGGTTGAGGGCGGTCACCCCGGCGGCTTTGCGCTGCTTGCGATCGAGGCTGTGGTAGTCATCCAGGCAGATGACGGTCATAAACTCAGCGCCGAACAAATCGCTCAGTCGTCGTAGAAACGTAGATTTGCCGCACCCAGAGTCGCCGGCGACACCAATTAGAACTACTTTGTCTGGCTTGCTGATCATAAGTTCCCTCTAAACAACCTTCTATAAAAAATAGAACCCAGCGTTTCAACCTGGCGGAGCAGTCACCAACCCCAGAGGGGGCTCTGGTCTGGTCTCTGTCCCCAATGCTTCAGGGCGATCGCCCTAAGTGGCACATTACCCGTGAATGTCACGGCTGTGAAGCCCAAGACCAATGACCTGGAGACCGAAACCCCACGAGTATGACAGTCACCGTCGACCTTCAGCCAAGACCACAACCCTCAGCCCCAGCGCCGATACGTCCTGCCATCCCCTGCCCCCGCTAGCCCTTTGGGCAGCAAAACCGCCGCTGGTATAGAACGAGGTTTGGGGGATAAGTATTTCTACCGCGATTAGCATTATCCTATCAGAAGCTAGTATCCTTCACAACAGTTTTTGGAGGGGGATCAGCTAGCGGCGGCGGCTGGAGGGTTTTAGCCTGGGGAGAGATTTTTAGATTAACTTAACGCTCACTGCTGCAAAGGACACAGTCTTTCCCGCAGGATATATATAGAGTGCAACCATTCACTGGGGCATTGGCTGGATGCGGAAGACTGCGGGCTGACCGGCCTGCGAAATCTCGCAACCCTCAGTATTACACCGTCTTACAGTGATACCCTAAGCTAAACGTAGTTCTGATGTCACCGTCTCTGGGTTGGCCCTATGGCTGGTCGAGCAGGCGCATTAGAAGGTATGCGACGGGTCATGACGGTGTGCCTCCGTCGCACTTAGTTGGGTCTAGAGAGTCACTGAATTTTAGATATGTACAATCCAAGTGTGAGCGGCGGCAACGCCAGTACTGTGGCCGGAAGCCGTTTGTTTTTATACGAAGTGCAGGGCCTTCGCCAAAACGCGGAAACCGATCAAATGAACAACCCCATTCGCAAGAGTGGCAGTGTTTTCATTACGGTGCCCTACAACCGTATGAACCAGGAGATGCAGCGCATTACCCGCATGGGTGGCAAGATCGTCAGCATTCGACCCATTGAAGAGGTGGGTACCGTTAACAATGCTGAGCCTACGCCCATTACGGCTCCCGTGGTTGCGCCCGCCGAAGCTGCTGCCCCAGCAGAGACCGCGCCAACCCAAACTGAGAAAAAGCCCATGACTCAAGCCGCACCTAAAAAAGCCGCTGCGAGCGTGCCCATTAACCTCTACAAACCCAACAGCCCCTACGTCGGCAAGGTGTTGTCGAACGAACCTCTGGTTCAAGAAGGTGGTTCTGGGATCGTACAGCACATTAAGTTTGACCTGTCCGCTGGGGATCTCCACTACGTAGAAGGTCAGAGCATTGGCATTATTCCCGATGGCACCGATGAGAAAGGCAAGCCCCACAAGCTACGCCTCTACTCCATCGCCTCGACTCGCCACGGTGACGACATGGACGACAAAACCGTGTCGCTCTGTGTGCGCCAGCTCGAGTACAAACATCCTGAGACGGGGGAGACCGTCTACGGCACCTGTTCGACGTTTCTCTGTGGCATTGAGCCTGGGGCCGATGTGAAGATCACCGGACCGGTGGGCAAGGAGATGCTGCTGCCCGACGATCCCGAGGCCACCGTCATCATGCTGGCAACGGGTACGGGGATTGCCCCCTTCCGGGCCTACCTGTGGCGGATGTTCAAAGAAGCTGAGCGCCAGAAGAACACTGACTACCAGTTCAAGGGGCTGGCCTGGCTGATCTTTGGCGTGCCCTATACGCCCAACATTCTTTACAAAGAGGAGCTGGAGCAGATTCAGAAGGAGTTTCCCGAGAACTTCAAGCTCACCTACGCCATCAGCCGCGAGCAGCAAAATGCCGAGGGCGGTCGCATGTACATTCAGCACCGCGTGGCTGAGCATGCCGATGAGCTGTGGGACCTGATGCAGAAGCCCAACACCCATACCTACATGTGCGGTCTGAAGGGTATGGAAGACGGCATCGACGAAGGGATGTCGGTGGCGGCTAACAAGCACGGTGTCGACTGGATCGAGTTCCGCAAGCAGATGAAGAAAGAGCATCGCTGGCACGTAGAGACCTACTAGGTCGCGTCTCAGCCAAAAAAAAGAAGGGCCGAAATCGGCCTCTTTTTTTTGGCTAGCAGCAATCCCCTTACAATTGGGCATAGCGATCGCAGTTAAGGAAGTCAGGCCATTGGTTATGCGTGTCGGTTTGCTGGGGCTGGGAACGGTGGGGGCAGGGACGGCCAAGATTTTGCTGGATCCGGCCCATCGCCATCCTTTGGTGGGGCAGATTGAGTTGGCTAAGGTGGGGGTGCGGAGTTTGGACAAGCCCCGCTCGGTCACCATTGAGGGCGATCGCCTCACCACTGACCTAGAGAGCATTGTCAGCGACCCCACCATCGACGCGGTGGTGGAGGTGATGGGGGGGCTGGAACCGGCGCGATCGCTGATTCTGAAGGCGATTGCCCAGGGAAAGCATGTGGTGACCGCCAACAAAGCGGTGATCGCCCGCTACGGCGATGAGATCTTCACCGCCGCCAACCAGGCCGGGGTCTATGTGCTGCTGGAGGCGGCGGTGGCGGGGGGCATTCCGGTGATTCAGCCGCTGAAGCAGGCCCTGGGGGTAAACCGCATCCACGCGGTGACCGGGATCATCAACGGTACCACCAACTATATCCTCACCCGCATGCAGCGGGAGGGGGGCGACTTTGAGCCAATTTTGGCCGATGCCCAGCGGCTGGGCTACGCCGAGGCCGACCCCAGCGCCGACGTGGACGGCCTTGATGCCGCCGACAAGATTGCGATTTTGGCCTCCCTGGCCTTTGGCGGGCGAATTAAGCTCTCTGAGGTCTACAGCGAGGGCATCCGCCAGGTGACGGCGGCGGATATTGCCTACGCTGACAGACTGGGGTTTGTGATCAAGCTGCTGGCGATCGCCCGCCGGGACGGCGAGTACGACGAGACTTCAGATCAGGCGCTGGATCGGCTGGAGCTGCGGGTACACCCCACCCTGGTGCCAGTGAGCCACCCCCTAGCCTCGGTCAACGATGTGTACAACGCAATTTTGATCGAGGGCGACCCGATTGGGCAGGTGATGTTTTTTGGGCCTGGGGCCGGGGAGGGGCCGACGGCGAGCGCGGTGGTGGCCGACCTGCTGAATCTGGCGGCTAACCTCAAGGCTGAGGTTGGCCCAGCCTCGGCGAATCCGCTGCTGGCTTGCAGCCATCAGCACTACTGCAAGGTCAGCCCCATGGCGGATATCGTCAGCCGTTTTTATGTGCGGCTGCTGGCGGAGGATGCGCCGGGGGTGATTGGCAAGTTAGGGACTTGTTTTGGGCGGCACCAGGTGAGTCTGGAGTCGATTGTGCAGATTGGGCAGCACGAGACGCGGGCGGAGATTGTGATTGTGAGCCATGAGGTGACGGAGGCGAAGTTTCAGACGGCGCTGGATGAGCTGCGGGATTACGCTGAGATTCACAGTGTGGCGAGTGTGTTGCGGGTGCTGTAGGGTGCATTCGCGGCTCAATTCCTCCCCAGTGTTGATAGGTATTTAAGGACCGCAATGCACCGCTTATGGTGTGGGTGTCTGGCTTAAGCTTGGCGGCGCACAATTGGGAACAAAAGCCAGATCTGCTGCTGGGGCCATTTCGCAGGCCCCAGACCCCCGTCGACCAGGGCCGTTCCGCCGCCCTGGACCCAACGGAAAGGATTGGCTGATCATCGGTTTAAATGTCTATCTTGCAAATTGGTTGGTTGGCAGCTTTAGTGAAGCGCCTGGTCGATTGTAGGGTGGGCACTGCCCACCTTTCATGTTTGTAGTGGCGATCGATCTAATCTAAATTGGGGCCAATCCAAAATCGCCAGTCCAAAATCCTAAACCGATCTTGGGTTGGTTACACTTTAACCTTTGCAGTTAGGGCATCTATGGCCATTATTCGATCGGCACAGCACCCTTTACAGCGGCTGTTGCGCTACGGGCGCAACTATCGCCCCCAAATCTGGGGGGCGGTGGTCAACTCCATTCTCAACACCATCTTTGACCTGGCCCCGCCCTACCTGATCGGTATCGCCATCGATGTGGTGACCAACAATGAAAACTCGCTGATTGCCCGGCTGGGGATCACCAGCATTGCGGGGCAGTTGGGGGTGCTGTCGGCGCTGACGTTTTTGATCTGGAGTCTGGAGTCGCTGAGTGAGTACATCTACGCGCGGCTGTGGCGTAACCTGGCTCAAAATTTGCAGCACGACATGCGGA from Leptolyngbya sp. KIOST-1 encodes:
- a CDS encoding uracil-xanthine permease family protein, with the translated sequence MTQADRETTVEAMDGERISIQSELLYGLNDRPPVGEAIFVAIQHVLASFVGIITPGLLICGALGASPEDTGIIVSMSLLASGICTFIQCRRFGPIGSGLLSLQGTSFAFLGPIIGVGTAAVAAGSTPTDALGLIFGLCFFGSAVEIILSRFLHLLQQVITPVVTGSVVMIIGLSLIRTGFFSLAGGAAAQQNETFGSTQNLALGGLVLAIVVFLTLSQNRFLRMGAIAIGLIVGYIIAIALGLVNLSALSNLPLIRLPLPLRYGLDFNFSAFVPFIFLYIITAIETVGDLTATSAVSGEPVSGATYFRRIKGGVLGDGINSAIAALLNTFPNTTFSQNNGVIQMTGVGSRYVGFYVAGIFAILGLIPIVGGIFQAIPQPVLGGATLVMFGSIAVAGLNIVASTGLDRRSAVIVAVSLALGLGVVYSPDIFADKPALIRNVFSSGISTGGMTAILLNIILPGRPKVGTKVSPELSEA
- a CDS encoding iron uptake porin is translated as MVNVLSWRAVARLCLTGCDRALVAASVLLLSATAAVASSPAPFEELDESAGVALAAASYEGSDNGAAEAAPAGLAAEMAAATVLGADAIAPAGTLLAAEPVDTAEPTAMFRVDDLEGSLETEAVVRPAAAADLAQVTRVTDFSDVLPSDWAFQSLSNLVENYGCLQGYPDSTFRGQRSLTRFEFAAGLNACLDVIVSTLGAGIPEEDLATIRRLQEEFAAELASIRGRVDQLEADTAQLRAQQFSTVTKLRGQVFANIGGGFSGGDVLAEGINAFASGPTRTVRTVSGNPAVNVGSLMWLNFDTSFNGADRLKLQLVTGSGTGPGNFWASAGLFNTFGTPIQFQTGVPAGQDFSVYLRELSYAFPVGNNLTLDIGPRINWYSYFDQNRYTFFLTGANSFNSSGGTQVNSLDRGTGVVAVWNVADWLDLRVGYLAENTEFIGGPKAPSDPSVGLFGGTSTLTGQIGLRPFDNFNLRLLYTRSNLMPNATGLIGGTFGEPIYGFVNDGAGGGLTNAPADTFLVNFDWTPLNWLGLFGRYSYGSVALTQAATGIGVGSVDAQSIQFGVAFPNLFREGAQATISYLVPFSVINGREFFVSGAGDGGKQRELEFVYRYPLNRNIWLMPSVYWIMDANNFSTNPDIFIFNLQTQLLF
- a CDS encoding ion transporter, producing the protein MSDLTASPSLKVQLRKRLYAHNTELVLIGLIVLSALLVLLEIGSSPGSPGYAQVLHLQAGLTVIFWLELAARWWLAPSRRRFFQIYWIDLVAVLPFPPSVPALRLLRLLRLFRASILLNRNLGRFAPALALGLGAQISLLATIGVILLIGALGLYLFEGSQNPDLDSLGKALWWSIFMLVGTEPIGGEPETPWGRAITLMLMLGGLTLFAVVTGLVSATMVQRLRSVMDFRPMELEELSDHTVICGWNRNGTHVVEELLLDPDMENHPIVVVAEFTETPEQALQHLNLSNLYFHTADYTRIDVLQGINIVHAARAILLADTSRPRSDQDIDARTVLAALTIEKLNPAVYTCAQLLDRQNDVQLRIAGVDDVIVSSEITSHIIATSARAQGSVEVLAELLTVQVGNQIYKVPVPPSWVDLPFWQAVDRMKQQQDALPIALEVSQPQRRTLVNPPANYRLAPQDKLVVIARKMPDKFDA
- a CDS encoding DUF2721 domain-containing protein — its product is MELTTPALLFPAISLLLLAYTNRFLVLAQLIRQLHSSERDYFEQMVQRQIANLRQRIALIRLMQALGVSSFIVCTLSMLGLFLEQQQLAEALFGLSLLLLVASLLTSLYEIAISTRAIEAELADIDAKCRYPRR
- a CDS encoding phosphoribulokinase; translated protein: MISKPDKVVLIGVAGDSGCGKSTFLRRLSDLFGAEFMTVICLDDYHSLDRKQRKAAGVTALNPKANNFDLMYEQIKALKEGNSIDKPIYNHETGELDPPERVDPNRIVVIEGLHPLYDERVRELLDFSVYLDISDEVKIAWKIQRDMAERGHTYEDVLASINARRPDFEAYIDIQKQYADVVIQILPTQLIPNDEEKKVLRVRLMQREGIEGFDPVYLFDEGSTIDWIPCGRKLTCSYPGIRMHYGPDSYYGHEVSVLEVDGQFDRLEEMIYIESHLSNTSTKYYGEMTELLLKHREYPGSTNGSGLFQVLVGLKMRATYERLISTNREVATTA
- the petH gene encoding ferredoxin--NADP reductase, translated to MYNPSVSGGNASTVAGSRLFLYEVQGLRQNAETDQMNNPIRKSGSVFITVPYNRMNQEMQRITRMGGKIVSIRPIEEVGTVNNAEPTPITAPVVAPAEAAAPAETAPTQTEKKPMTQAAPKKAAASVPINLYKPNSPYVGKVLSNEPLVQEGGSGIVQHIKFDLSAGDLHYVEGQSIGIIPDGTDEKGKPHKLRLYSIASTRHGDDMDDKTVSLCVRQLEYKHPETGETVYGTCSTFLCGIEPGADVKITGPVGKEMLLPDDPEATVIMLATGTGIAPFRAYLWRMFKEAERQKNTDYQFKGLAWLIFGVPYTPNILYKEELEQIQKEFPENFKLTYAISREQQNAEGGRMYIQHRVAEHADELWDLMQKPNTHTYMCGLKGMEDGIDEGMSVAANKHGVDWIEFRKQMKKEHRWHVETY
- a CDS encoding homoserine dehydrogenase, translated to MRVGLLGLGTVGAGTAKILLDPAHRHPLVGQIELAKVGVRSLDKPRSVTIEGDRLTTDLESIVSDPTIDAVVEVMGGLEPARSLILKAIAQGKHVVTANKAVIARYGDEIFTAANQAGVYVLLEAAVAGGIPVIQPLKQALGVNRIHAVTGIINGTTNYILTRMQREGGDFEPILADAQRLGYAEADPSADVDGLDAADKIAILASLAFGGRIKLSEVYSEGIRQVTAADIAYADRLGFVIKLLAIARRDGEYDETSDQALDRLELRVHPTLVPVSHPLASVNDVYNAILIEGDPIGQVMFFGPGAGEGPTASAVVADLLNLAANLKAEVGPASANPLLACSHQHYCKVSPMADIVSRFYVRLLAEDAPGVIGKLGTCFGRHQVSLESIVQIGQHETRAEIVIVSHEVTEAKFQTALDELRDYAEIHSVASVLRVL